The window TGCAAAGATAAGTGAGGATACAGTTGTATGTATAATTGAAGCAATGAAGTTGATGAATGAAATAAAGGCTGATGTTAACGGACGGATAGTAAAGATACTTGTTAATAATGGCCAGCCTGTAGAATTTGGGCAGACTTTGTTTCTAGTAAAACCAGAATAGGGATTTTAAGTATATGTTTTCTAAAATACTCATTGCAAATAGAGGCGAAATAGCTGTCAGGATTATAAGGGCGTGTAAGGAGCTTGGTATAAAGACTGTTGCTGTTTATTCTGATGTAGACAGGGATTCTCTGCATGTACAGTATGCAGACGAGGCAATATGCATAGGCCCTGCATCTTCAAAGGATAGTTATTTAAATATCCCGAGTATAATTAGTGCTGCTGAAATAGCAGATGTTGAGGCAATACATCCTGGATATGGATTTCTTGCAGAGAACGCGCATTTTGCTGAGATATGCAAATCATGTCAGATAAAGTTTATAGGCCCGTCGCCGGAAATAATACGCTTGATGGGCAATAAGTCAGAAGCGTTAAAGACTATGAAAAAGGCAGGATTACCAATTATGCCCGGGAGCGATGGGATTATAAAAGACAAAGAAGAAGCAGTGGAAGTGGCAAAGAAAATAGGATATCCTGTAATGATAAAAGCTTCTGCTGGAGGTGGCGGCAAGGGTATGAGAATAGCCCATAATGATGGTAAGCTGGTGAGCCTGCTTATGACTGCACAGGCAGAAGCAAATGCAGCATTTGGAAATTCAGATATATATATTGAAAAGTATCTGGAAGAGCCAAAACATGTAGAATTTCAGATATTAGGCGATAACTTTGGAAATATTATACATCTTGGAGAAAGAGACTGTACAGTCCAGCGCAGACATCAGAAGTTAATAGAAGAGTCTCCAGCTCCAGCAGCGACAGATGATTTAAGAGTAAAGATGGGGAACATGGCTGTAAAAGGGGCAACGCAGGTAAATTACACAAATGCAGGGACTATGGAGTTTTTGCTTGATAAAAATGAAAGATTCTATTTTATGGAAATGAATACAAGACTGCAGGTAGAGCATCCAGTAACAGAGCTTGTAACTGGTGTTGATATTGTAAAGGAACAGATAAAGATAGCTGCTGGGAAAAAATTGCAATATACGCAGGACAGCATAAGACAACGCGGATGTGCGATAGAATGCAGAATAAATGCTGAAGATGTTAAAAATGGATTTTTACCATCACCAGGTGTGATTACAGGTTATCATTCCCCGGGTGGTCCAGGAATAAGAGTGGATAGTTACGTGTATAATAGCTACTCTGTACAACCATTTTACGATTCACTAATAAGTAAATTAATTGTGCTGGCAGAGGATAGAAGTCAGGCCATTGAAAGAATGCAGAGGGCATTGGATGAATATGTAATAAATGGCATAAAAACAACCATTGATTTTCATAAACTGGTTTTTAGCGATTCTGCTTTCCAAAAAGGAGTCATATCCACTGATTTTGTGGAAAATTTATTAAAAAAAGAACAAAAATGAAAGGAGATGTTATGGAAGAAGAACGGGAAGTAAAGAATAATTTGGGAACAGTCAGGATAAACAATGAAGTAGTAGCAGTCATTGCAGGTATGGCGGCTACAGAGATTCCTGGCGTTACCTGTATGAGCGAGGGCATTGTTGGAGGCATTACGGAGATATTTGGTAAAAAAGGCGCGGACAAAGGTGTGAAAGTAGAGATTGGAGAAAAAGAGGTTAACATTACACTGGCTATTGTTGTTAAGTACGGAGTGCAGATTCCTGAAGTGGCTCTGCAGATTCAGCAAAATGTGAAGAAGCAGGTTGAGAAAATGAGCGGACTTTTGGTATCAAAGGTCAATATTAATGTGGGAGGTATTCATTTCCCTAAAGAGAAAAAAGAACCTGTCAAACAGGACAAAGTAAAGGAGAAGAAATGAGTGATCAAGGAATAGGCACTAGATTAATTGCGGCATTTTCAATTCTTGTGCTTTTAATTGTTGGTTTACTTCTTGTTATGTTTTATATTTCACCGCAGTTTTTTATTGAAGATGGTTATAAAGCACTTGGAGAATTTTATGCAGACAAAGACATAAAGATGGCCATTGGTTGTACAGGGGCATTATTTGTGCTTTTAAGTATAATTCAGATTTGTGTCTCGTGTTTCAGGCTGAGGAAAGAGCAGGCGTTTTCGTTTGAGAATTCTAACGGAAAAGTAAAAGTTGCATTTAGCGCCATAGAAGGGTTCGTAAGAAGACGAGGATTGGAGATTAAGGAAATAAAAGATCTTATTCCAAAGGTTTATATAACTAAAAACGGTTTGCAGATAAAGAGTAAGGTAATATTAAAATCAGATGTAGATATTCCATCCTCTACCAGTAAGCTGCAAGAGTCTATAAAAAACTATGTGGGTGATGTACTTGGTATTAAGGATCTTACTTCCGTAGAAATATATGTAACTAAAATAGCTAAGTCTGAGATCAAGAGAGCTGAAGAGGACATTAAGTGATAAAAGATTCAAGATTCCCGAAATGTTCTTTTTGCGGTAAGGCACAAATGGAGGTGAGCAAGCTTGTTGCAGGAACAAATGCTTATATTTGTGATGAGTGCATTCTTCTGTGCAATAATATACTGAAACAGGGACAGAAACATCGTAGTGATGATGAGGAAAGAGAAATTTCTATACCAAAGCCGGTAAATATAAAAAAGGCGTTGGATCAATATATTGTTGGTCAGGAAAAAGCAAAAAAAATTCTGGCTGTAGCGGTTCATAATCACTATAAAAGGATAAAAGCCAGTGCTAAATCAGATGATGTTGAACTGGAGAAGAGCAATGTTCTTCTTATTGGGCCTACCGGATGTGGAAAGACTCTACTTGCCAGGACTTTGGCAAGAATTATCAATGTTCCGTTTGCCATTGCAGATGCAACAACTCTTACTGAAGCAGGGTATGTTGGAGAAGATGTTGAGAACATAATTCTGAAGCTCCTCCATGCAGCAGACTTTAATGTAAAAAAAGCTGAAAGAGGTATTATCTACATAGATGAAATAGATAAAATTGCTCGTACCACAGATAATATATCTATTACCAGAGACGTTTCAGGAGAGGGTGTACAGCAGTCCTTGCTTAAATTAGTCGAAGGCAGTGTTGCAAACATTCCTCCGCAGGGAGGAAGGAAACATCCTCAGCAGAAGTATATTCAAGTAAATACATCCAATATATTATTCATTTGCGGAGGCACATTTAATAGTTTGGATAAAATAGTCCAGGCAAGGGCAGGAAAGGGAACTATTGGGTTTAGAGGCAGTTCAAGAGTGGAGAAACAGGATATGTTGAAAAACTTACTGCCGGAAGATTTAATAAAATTTGGATTAATTCCTGAATTTGTTGGCAGACTGCCTATAATAGGGATTCTGAATAAATTGGATAAATTAGCTCTCATAGATATATTGATTAAACCTAAGAATGCGTTAACAAAGCAATTTAAAAAGTTTTTCTCAATGGAAAATGTGAAATTAACTTTTACAAAAGAAGCGATTTCTCTTATTGCTGAGCAAGCTGTTAAACTTGGAACAGGCGCTAGAGGACTGCGTTCTGTAATAGAAGATGTTATGCTTGAGATTATGTATGATATCCCTTCAAGAGAAGATGTTGAAGAATGTATTATATCTGGAGATGTGATCAATAAAAAAATCCCGCCTATTATTATAACCGGAAAGAAAACAAAAATTGCCTGATAGATTCCCTCTTATTCCCATCAGAGATATTGTTGTGCTTCCATATATGATAGTCCCGTTATGGATTGCCAGAAGCAAGTCTATTCTTGCTGTAGAAAAAGCTATGGCAGGTTCAAAGAAGGTCTTATTAGTAGCGCAAAAGAATGCTCATATAGAGGATCCAAACCCTGAGGATATATACGAAGTTGGAACAATTGGAGAAATCCTGCAGGTGGTGAAAAATCCGGATGGGTCTATTAAAATATTGATAGAAGGTACAGATAGAGCAAAAATAATAAGATATGTCAATACAAGAGGAATATTTGAGGTAAAAACAGAAAAGATAAAAGAACCCTCCGAAAAGACGCCAGAAATAGAAGCCTTGATGAGAACAGTTATAAAATTATTTCAGAAGTATGGAGAATTAAATCCTAAAATACCCAGAGAGTTTCTGGGCTCACTTAATGATCTCAATCAGCCTGGTAGATTAGTGGATGTAATTGCTTCTCATATTGCAGTCAAAATGGAAGCCAAACAACAGATTCTGGAATCCTTTCAGCATGAAGACAGATTGAGAAAAATAATAGAAATACTTATGGGAGAGGTAGAGATTCTTGGTGTTGAGAAAAAGATCCAGGGGCGAGTTACAGAACAGATTGGTAAAACACAAAAGCAGTTTTATCTGCAGGAGCAGATGAAAGCAATAGAAAAGGAGCTGGGAAAGGGTTCAGAAGAGGGAGGCGAGTTTGCTGAGCTTAAAGCAAAAATAAAAGAAGCTAAGATGACAAAAGAGGCTGAAGAGAAAGCGAATAAAGAGCTTGAAAAGCTGACAAAGATGCATTCAATGTCTCCGGAGGCAACTGTAATTCGTAATTATCTGGACTGGCTGATTGGGGTTCCATGGAGCAAAGAAACGCAGGATAAATTGAACATAAAAAAGAGTGAGGAAATTCTCAACCAGGATCATTATGGACTGGAAAAGGCTAAGGAAAGGATACTGGAATTTCTGGCGGTAAGAAAGTTAGTAAAAAAGCTTAAAGGCCCAATACTTTGTTTTGTGGGACCGCCTGGCGTTGGAAAAACATCTCTGGGAAGGTCCATTGCTCGTGCATTGGGGAGAAAGTTCATAAGGGTTTCCCTTGGCGGAGTAAGAGATGAAGCGGAGATTAGAGGACATAGACGAACATATATAGGAGCTCTGCCTGGGAAGATAATCCAATCACTCCGAAAAGTCGGTAGTAGAAATCCAGTCTTTCTACTTGATGAGGTTGATAAAATGAGCGTTGATTTTCGCGGGGATCCGTCTTCGGCATTGCTTGAAGTACTAGACCCTGAACAGAATCATGAATTTAATGATCACTATCTTGAAGTGGATTTTGATCTTTCTAACGTATTATTTATAGCAACGGCAAATATTATTCATAATATCCCTCCTACACTACTTGATCGTTTTGAAGTAATAAATTTTTCAGGCTATACAGAGATAGAGCAGGTAAAAATAGCAAACCAGTTTTTAATAACAAAACAGCTAAAAGCCAATGGGTTGAATAGTAACTTGCTTGAAATTTCAGATAAAACCATTCTCAGTATAGTAAGACACTATACACGCGAAGCTGGAGTGAGGAATTTGGAGAGAGAGATTGCATCTATATGTAGAAAAACAGCAAAACTGATTGTTGAAAAAAAGAGGACAAAAAAAATAAAAGTACTTCCAGGTAATCTTTCTGATTTTCTGGGAAATAAAAAATTCAGATATAATAAAGGAGAGGAAAAAGAAGAAATTGGAGTTGTCACTGGTCTTGCATGGACAGAGGTTGGAGGAGAGATATTATCAATAGAGGTTGCTGTAATGGCTGGAAAAGGAGAGCTTATTTTAACAGGTCAGTTAGGAGATGTTATGAAGGAGTCCGGCCAGGCATCGCTCAGTTTTATTCGCTCTAAAGCAAAAGAACTTGGTCTGGCAAAGAATTTCTATAAGAACATTGACATACATATTCACGTTCCTGAAGGAGGCATCCCAAAGGATGGTCCTTCTGCAGGTGTTGCAATGGCAGTTTCTCTGGCTTCTGCACTTACTAAGAAACCCATTAAGAAGGATATTGCCATGACAGGAGAAATAACGCTCAGGGGAAACGTCTTGCCGGTAGGAGGTATAAAATCTAAAGTTCTGGCAGCTCACAGGAGTAATATAAAGACAATTATTCTGCCTCAGGAAAACAAAAAGGATCTTGATGATATTCCTTTAAATGTAAGAAAAAAGATAAAATTCTTTTTTGTAAAAAATACTGATCAGATCTTTAAAAAGGTGGGGATTTTAAAATAAGCGAAAGGGTTATAATGCAAGAGAAATATACGGAATTGCTTAAGAAAAAATGCACAGAAACAAGTTATAGAAAGCTAATGGCATTGGATAATGCGAAACTTTATGATTTTGTTGGAAAGTATGCAGAGCTTTGTAATCCTGATTCGGTTTTTATTGGCGATGGTTCTGATGAAGATGCTCAGTATATAAGGAATAAGGTATTAGAAACCGAAGAGGAAAGAAAACTCGCTGTTCAGGGACATACAATTCATTACGACGGCTACAATGATCAGGCGCGTGATAAGGCGCAAACTAAATATCTTCTTTCTGAGGGAATGGAGCTCGGGGTCAGTCTCAACACAATAGACAGAGAAGAAGGGATACGAGAAGTCCATGAATATCTAAAAAATAGTATGGCTGGAAAGGAGATGCTGGTTTTGTTTTTCTGTCTTGGTCCAACTAATTCCGAATTCTCCATTCCATGTGTTCAGATAACTGATTCCAGTTATGTTGCGCATTCAGAATATATTCTTTATAGGAGAGGATACAGACAGTTTGAGAGAATCGGCAATTCTGAGGATTTCTTCAGGATTATGCATAGTGCCGGTGCTCTGGAAAACATGGTAAGCAAGGATGTAGATAAACGCAGAGTATATATAGATCTTGAGGAGAACATTGTATATAGCACAAATACCCAATACGCAGGTAACACAGTTGGACTTAAAAAGCTCTCTCTAAGACTTGCTATTCACAAGGCATCAGGAGGAGATTGGCTTGCTGAACACATGTTAGTTATGGGGGTGCATGGTCCCGATGGAAGAGTTACCTATTTCACAGGAGCTTATCCAAGCGCCTGCGGTAAAACATCAACTGCTATGATGAGAGGGGAGAGCATTGTAGGTGATGATATAGCATATTTAAGACATAAAAAGGGTAAAGTCTATGCAGTAAATGTTGAGAGCGGAATATTTGGAATTATTCAGAATGTTAATGCAAAGGATGATCCTTTGATATGGGAAGTTTTAACCTCTCCTAATGAAGTGATCTTCTCTAATGTTCTTGTAACAGAAGACAAAACTCCTTTTTGGCTTGGAGACGGTAGAGAGATACCTGAGAAAGGGATTAACCATTCAGGGGAATGGGTAAAAGGGAAAAAAGATTCAAAAGGCGCTGAGATTACACATTCTCATAAAAATGCAAGATATACAGTCAAGCTTCGTTCTCTTAAGAATTTAGATCCTAAACTGGATGATGCTCAGGGAGCAGAAACAAAAGGGATAATCTACGGCGGAAGAGATTCAAGCACATGGCCTCCTGTTCAGCAGTCTTTTGATTGGGCGCACGGAGTAATAACAATGGGAGCGTCTCTGGAATCAGAGACTACATCCGCAACATTAGGAAAGGAAGGCGTCAGAGAGTTTAATCCTATGTCTAATCTTGATTTTGTTTCCGTTTCGCTCGGAAGATATATTAGCAA of the bacterium genome contains:
- the accC gene encoding acetyl-CoA carboxylase biotin carboxylase subunit is translated as MFSKILIANRGEIAVRIIRACKELGIKTVAVYSDVDRDSLHVQYADEAICIGPASSKDSYLNIPSIISAAEIADVEAIHPGYGFLAENAHFAEICKSCQIKFIGPSPEIIRLMGNKSEALKTMKKAGLPIMPGSDGIIKDKEEAVEVAKKIGYPVMIKASAGGGGKGMRIAHNDGKLVSLLMTAQAEANAAFGNSDIYIEKYLEEPKHVEFQILGDNFGNIIHLGERDCTVQRRHQKLIEESPAPAATDDLRVKMGNMAVKGATQVNYTNAGTMEFLLDKNERFYFMEMNTRLQVEHPVTELVTGVDIVKEQIKIAAGKKLQYTQDSIRQRGCAIECRINAEDVKNGFLPSPGVITGYHSPGGPGIRVDSYVYNSYSVQPFYDSLISKLIVLAEDRSQAIERMQRALDEYVINGIKTTIDFHKLVFSDSAFQKGVISTDFVENLLKKEQK
- a CDS encoding Asp23/Gls24 family envelope stress response protein; the encoded protein is MEEEREVKNNLGTVRINNEVVAVIAGMAATEIPGVTCMSEGIVGGITEIFGKKGADKGVKVEIGEKEVNITLAIVVKYGVQIPEVALQIQQNVKKQVEKMSGLLVSKVNINVGGIHFPKEKKEPVKQDKVKEKK
- the amaP gene encoding alkaline shock response membrane anchor protein AmaP, with amino-acid sequence MSDQGIGTRLIAAFSILVLLIVGLLLVMFYISPQFFIEDGYKALGEFYADKDIKMAIGCTGALFVLLSIIQICVSCFRLRKEQAFSFENSNGKVKVAFSAIEGFVRRRGLEIKEIKDLIPKVYITKNGLQIKSKVILKSDVDIPSSTSKLQESIKNYVGDVLGIKDLTSVEIYVTKIAKSEIKRAEEDIK
- the clpX gene encoding ATP-dependent Clp protease ATP-binding subunit ClpX codes for the protein MIKDSRFPKCSFCGKAQMEVSKLVAGTNAYICDECILLCNNILKQGQKHRSDDEEREISIPKPVNIKKALDQYIVGQEKAKKILAVAVHNHYKRIKASAKSDDVELEKSNVLLIGPTGCGKTLLARTLARIINVPFAIADATTLTEAGYVGEDVENIILKLLHAADFNVKKAERGIIYIDEIDKIARTTDNISITRDVSGEGVQQSLLKLVEGSVANIPPQGGRKHPQQKYIQVNTSNILFICGGTFNSLDKIVQARAGKGTIGFRGSSRVEKQDMLKNLLPEDLIKFGLIPEFVGRLPIIGILNKLDKLALIDILIKPKNALTKQFKKFFSMENVKLTFTKEAISLIAEQAVKLGTGARGLRSVIEDVMLEIMYDIPSREDVEECIISGDVINKKIPPIIITGKKTKIA
- the lon gene encoding endopeptidase La, with protein sequence MPDRFPLIPIRDIVVLPYMIVPLWIARSKSILAVEKAMAGSKKVLLVAQKNAHIEDPNPEDIYEVGTIGEILQVVKNPDGSIKILIEGTDRAKIIRYVNTRGIFEVKTEKIKEPSEKTPEIEALMRTVIKLFQKYGELNPKIPREFLGSLNDLNQPGRLVDVIASHIAVKMEAKQQILESFQHEDRLRKIIEILMGEVEILGVEKKIQGRVTEQIGKTQKQFYLQEQMKAIEKELGKGSEEGGEFAELKAKIKEAKMTKEAEEKANKELEKLTKMHSMSPEATVIRNYLDWLIGVPWSKETQDKLNIKKSEEILNQDHYGLEKAKERILEFLAVRKLVKKLKGPILCFVGPPGVGKTSLGRSIARALGRKFIRVSLGGVRDEAEIRGHRRTYIGALPGKIIQSLRKVGSRNPVFLLDEVDKMSVDFRGDPSSALLEVLDPEQNHEFNDHYLEVDFDLSNVLFIATANIIHNIPPTLLDRFEVINFSGYTEIEQVKIANQFLITKQLKANGLNSNLLEISDKTILSIVRHYTREAGVRNLEREIASICRKTAKLIVEKKRTKKIKVLPGNLSDFLGNKKFRYNKGEEKEEIGVVTGLAWTEVGGEILSIEVAVMAGKGELILTGQLGDVMKESGQASLSFIRSKAKELGLAKNFYKNIDIHIHVPEGGIPKDGPSAGVAMAVSLASALTKKPIKKDIAMTGEITLRGNVLPVGGIKSKVLAAHRSNIKTIILPQENKKDLDDIPLNVRKKIKFFFVKNTDQIFKKVGILK
- a CDS encoding phosphoenolpyruvate carboxykinase (GTP) — translated: MQEKYTELLKKKCTETSYRKLMALDNAKLYDFVGKYAELCNPDSVFIGDGSDEDAQYIRNKVLETEEERKLAVQGHTIHYDGYNDQARDKAQTKYLLSEGMELGVSLNTIDREEGIREVHEYLKNSMAGKEMLVLFFCLGPTNSEFSIPCVQITDSSYVAHSEYILYRRGYRQFERIGNSEDFFRIMHSAGALENMVSKDVDKRRVYIDLEENIVYSTNTQYAGNTVGLKKLSLRLAIHKASGGDWLAEHMLVMGVHGPDGRVTYFTGAYPSACGKTSTAMMRGESIVGDDIAYLRHKKGKVYAVNVESGIFGIIQNVNAKDDPLIWEVLTSPNEVIFSNVLVTEDKTPFWLGDGREIPEKGINHSGEWVKGKKDSKGAEITHSHKNARYTVKLRSLKNLDPKLDDAQGAETKGIIYGGRDSSTWPPVQQSFDWAHGVITMGASLESETTSATLGKEGVREFNPMSNLDFVSVSLGRYISNHLKFADSLDSPPAIFAANYFLKDSKTAEYVTGMQDKRVWIKWMELRVNNDVDAIKTPTGYIPKYEDLKKLFKQVLDTDYAEEDYIKQFTLRIPENLQKIERITEIYKTKVSDTPDILFSILEEQKKRLKSAQEKYGDYIAPELFCK